From the Lolium rigidum isolate FL_2022 chromosome 2, APGP_CSIRO_Lrig_0.1, whole genome shotgun sequence genome, one window contains:
- the LOC124692575 gene encoding cryptochrome-1-like, whose product MGGSERTVVWFRRDLRIDDNPALAAAARDGSVLPVFIWCPAEEGRFYPGRCSRWWLKESLAHLGRSLEALGCPLVLIRAEEGTLAALLRCVDSVGATRVVYNHLYDPISLVRDDKIKNELLGLGISMQSFSGDLLYEPWEVYDDNGHAFTTFNMYWEKCMRLPIEISPSLAPWRLVPVPGIENLHSSSVDNLGLESSKDEESSNALLSRAWSPGWRNAEKTLEDFVCHGLLDYSKDRMKVAGTTTSLLSPYFHYGEVSIRKVYQLVRMQQIKWENEGKSEGGESVNLFLRSIGLREYSRYMCFSFPFTHERSLLGNLKHYPWRVDEDRFKSWRQGMTGYPLVDAGMRELWATGWIHNRIRVIVSSFAVKFLLIPWTWGMKYFWDVLLDADIESDILGWQYISGSLPDGHELGRLDNPEVQGQKYDPDGEYVRTWIPELARMPAEWIHHPWDAPSSILEVAGVELGFNYPMPIVELNTARECLDDAISTMWQLDTAEKLAEFDGEVVEDNLSHIKSFDIPKVILKELPPSALQCDQKVPTADGRNHELQPKELNGANKQTTCVDVIKDSKMEDTSSVANSPISRKRSASGSAFYVPSCSSSVEVHSQNHHPGGPFIGSSRYILQKAERSCAGKAEDDDNADTGTSMSRPSKRPS is encoded by the exons ATGGGCGGCTCCGAGAGGACCGTTGTGTGGTTCAGGAGGGACCTCAGGATCGACGACAACCCGgccttggccgccgccgccagggaCGGCTCCGTGCTCCCTGTCTTCATATGGTGCCCGGCCGAGGAAGGCCGCTTCTACCCCGGCCGCTGCTCCCGGTGGTGGCTCAAGGAGTCGCTTGCCCACCTTGGCAGGTCGCTGGAGGCGCTCGGGTGCCCGCTTGTGCTGATCCGGGCCGAGGAGGGCACCCTTGCCGCGCTTCTGCGGTGCGTTGATTCCGTCGGCGCTACTAGAGTTGTCTATAATCATCTATATG ACCCTATTTCACTTGTCCGGGATGACAAAATCAAGAATGAGCTTTTGGGCCTTGGAATTTCTATGCAGAGTTTCAGTGGTGATCTGCTATATGAGCCATGGGAAGTTTACGATGACAATGGGCATGCATTTACAACGTTCAATATGTATTGGGAAAAGTGCATGAGATTACCTATTGAAATATCACCATCGCTTGCACCTTGGAGGTTGGTGCCTGTTCCAG GTATAGAAAACCTTCATAGTAGTTCAGTTGATAACCTAGGTCTTGAATCAAGTAAGGATGAGGAATCAAGCAATGCTTTGCTAAGCAGGGCCTGGTCTCCTGGCTGGCGCAATGCGGAGAAGACGCTTGAGGATTTTGTGTGCCATGGTCTCCTTGATTATTCAAAAGACAGAATGAAGGTTGCAGGGACTACAACCTCGTTACTATCGCCATATTTTCATTATGGTGAGGTGAGTATAAGGAAAGTTTACCAACTTGTCAGAATGCAACAAATCAAGTGGGAAAATGAGGGGAAATCTGAAGGCGGGGAGAGTGTTAACTTGTTCTTGCGGTCAATTGGTCTTCGAGAATATTCGCGTTATATGTGTTTCAGCTTCCCGTTTACACATGAAAGGTCGTTGCTGGGGAACTTGAAACACTATCCCTGGCGAGTAGATGAGGATAGGTTCAAGTCCTGGAGACAGGGAATGACAGGATACCCATTAGTAGATGCTGGCATGAGGGAGCTTTGGGCTACTGGCTGGATACATAATCGAATAAGAGTAATAGTTTCAAGCTTTGCTGTTAAATTTCTACTCATTCCATGGACTTGGGGGATGAAGTACTTTTGGGATGTTCTGTTGGATGCTGATATAGAAAGTGATATTCTTGGCTGGCAATACATATCTGGGAGTTTGCCTGATGGCCATGAGCTCGGTCGTCTTGATAATCCAGAG GTACAAGGTCAAAAGTATGATCCGGATGGTGAATATGTGAGAACTTGGATTCCAGAATTAGCTAGAATGCCAGCGGAGTGGATTCATCATCCATGGGATGCACCGAGCTCTATACTAGAAGTTGCTGGAGTTGAACTAGGTTTTAACTATCCTATGCCCATTGTAGAACTAAACACAGCTCGGGAGTGCTTAGATGATGCCATCTCCACAATGTGGCAATTGGATACAGCTGAAAAACTTGCAGAATTTGATGGTGAGGTTGTTGAAGACAACTTGAGCCATATCAAGAGCTTTGATATTCCAAAAGTTATTTTGAAGGAACTTCCTCCAAGTGCTCTGCAGTGCGATCAAAAAGTGCCCACTGCTGATGGCAGGAATCATGAGTTACAGCCTAAGGAACTGAATGGTGCAAATAAACAGACTACTTGTGTTGATGTGATCAAGGATTCAAAGATGGAAGACACGAGTTCCGTAGCAAACTCTCCAATATCAAGGAAAAGATCTGCCAGTGGTAGTGCATTTTATGTCCCATCTTGTTCATCTTCAGTTGAAGTGCACTCACAGAATCATCATCCTGGTGGTCCTTTCATTGGGTCGTCAAGATACATCTTGCAGAAAGCAGAGAGGAGCTGTGCTGGTAAG GCAGAAGATGACGACAATGCTGATACTGGTACAAGCATGTCAAGACCATCCAAGAGACCTTCGTAG
- the LOC124690290 gene encoding pentatricopeptide repeat-containing protein At4g18840-like → MAGGIVNAQPSSWLATVAASAAASPGILRRAHAALLTSGHLSSRTSVNSLLRASSIPTACALLLRFLLLHRLPPDHLSLSFSLHSCARSPSLPIATLLHSLAVRLGHDRDVYVLNAAVSAYFRAADVASAERLFSDSKNVADVVTWTTMVTGHANAGDVERARWFFDAMPEKNVVSWNAMLGAYAGAGKLSRARKLFDAMPARNAASWSSMVTGLVQADHCEEALRVFGEMVGQGVAPNESALVSAVTACGRLRSVEHGAWAHACAERELRGKAMSVILATAIVDMYGKCGSIHNAVRVFTAMPVKNIYSWNSMITGLAMNGGERQALSLFWKMQMAGVRPNDITFIGLLGACSHSGLVDEGRWLFNRMVNGFGIEPVQEHYGLMVDLLGRAGYVREAVDFVSSMPVEPHPGLWGALAGACKTHGEVELGEEIAKKLIEMEPRHGSRYILLSNIYGASNRWDDMATVRSVLKERKVPKGTGNAVVGNDAQSLMKSMLD, encoded by the coding sequence ATGGCGGGCGGCATCGTTAACGCCCAGCCCTCCTCCTGGCTCGCCACCGTGGCGGCCAGTGCCGCCGCCAGCCCGGGCATCCTCCGCCGCGCGCACGCCGCCCTCCTCACCTCTGGACACCTCTCCTCCCGCACCTCCGTCAACTCTCTCCTCCGCGCCTCTTCCATCCCCACCGCCTGCGCCcttctcctccgcttcctcctcctccaccgcctcccgcccgaccacctctccctctccttctcccTCCACTCCTGCGCCCGCTCCCCCAGCCTCCCCATCGCCACCCTCCTCCACTCGCTCGCCGTCAGGCTTGGCCACGACCGCGACGTCTACGTCCTCAACGCCGCCGTCTCCGCCTACTTCCGGGCCGCCGACGTCGCCTCCGCCGAGCGTCTCTTCTCCGATTCAAAGAATGTCGCCGACGTCGTCACCTGGACCACCATGGTCACCGGCCATGCCAACGCCGGCGACGTGGAGCGCGCGCGGTGGTTCTTCGACGCCATGCCCGAGAAGAACGTGGTCTCCTGGAACGCCATGCTGGGCGCCTACGCCGGCGCCGGGAAGCTCTCCAGGGCGCGCAAGCTGTTCGACGCAATGCCCGCCCGGAACGCCGCCTCGTGGAGCTCCATGGTCACCGGCCTCGTGCAGGCCGACCACTGCGAGGAGGCCCTGAGGGTGTTCGGCGAAATGGTTGGGCAGGGCGTCGCGCCGAACGAGTCCGCGCTAGTGAGTGCCGTCACCGCGTGCGGGCGGCTGCGATCGGTGGAGCACGGCGCGTGGGCGCACGCGTGCGCCGAGCGGGAGCTGCGCGGGAAGGCGATGAGCGTCATCCTCGCGACGGCGATCGTTGACATGTACGGTAAATGTGGGAGTATCCACAACGCCGTCAGGGTGTTCACCGCAATGCCAGTGAAGAACATATATTCCTGGAACTCGATGATCACCGGCCTCGCCATGAACGGCGGCGAGAGGCAGGCCCTTTCGCTATTCTGGAAGATGCAGATGGCTGGTGTTCGGCCGAACGACATAACCTTCATCGGGCTGCTGGGCGCCTGTAGCCACTCGGGTCTCGTCGACGAGGGCCGCTGGCTGTTCAATAGGATGGTCAATGGCTTTGGAATCGAGCCTGTCCAGGAGCACTATGGCCTGATGGTCGATTTGCTCGGGCGTGCGGGTTATGTTAGGGAGGCGGTGGATTTTGTCAGCAGCATGCCGGTTGAGCCGCACCCAGGCTTGTGGGGCGCGCTTGCTGGCGCCTGCAAGACCCATGGCGAGGTGGAGCTTGGCGAGGAGATTGCCAAGAAGCTCATTGAGATGGAGCCTCGTCATGGCAGCCGGTACATCCTCCTGTCAAATATATACGGAGCATCAAACAGATGGGATGACATGGCCACTGTGCGCAGTGTCCTCAAGGAGCGCAAGGTCCCCAAGGGTACTGGCAATGCCGTGGTTGGAAATGATGCCCAGTCTTTGATGAAATCCATGCTCGATTAG